A region of Desertifilum tharense IPPAS B-1220 DNA encodes the following proteins:
- a CDS encoding peptidoglycan-binding protein — protein MVNTPLANRPILLRGDGINYLDLREPVRLLQDLLKRAGALPASELSDGRFGPATEAAVKRFQSQNGLIADGVVGRDTWTVLERVNPNQPPRRQAVLRLLDGISYPDLQSQVKTLQDLLKQAGVLAASELSDGKFGLITEAAVRRFQASKGLIVDGIVGQQTWSLLWNGPVEAYFPYSTLINQFNLDRIVASIPYPDMHPFARQAIPLILRECDAGRVTDRGQIAYIFATAEHESRLGQWMEEFASGWDYEGRRDLGNTQAGDGPRYKGRGYVQITGRLNYTDWSRRLGIDLVGSPQRAAEPPIAARILVVGMRDGTFTGYKLSDYISGTRRNFPSARRIVNGLDRASLIAAIAEEYYRVLQTP, from the coding sequence ATGGTGAATACACCGTTAGCCAATCGACCCATTCTTCTACGCGGAGACGGAATTAACTACCTGGATCTGCGCGAACCTGTACGGTTACTGCAAGATTTACTCAAGCGGGCCGGAGCGCTCCCGGCAAGCGAACTGTCGGATGGGCGTTTTGGACCCGCTACGGAGGCAGCGGTCAAACGGTTTCAAAGTCAAAATGGTTTAATTGCTGATGGTGTCGTGGGGCGGGATACTTGGACGGTTCTCGAACGGGTAAATCCCAATCAACCGCCGCGCCGACAGGCGGTACTGCGCTTGCTGGATGGGATTAGTTATCCCGATTTGCAAAGCCAAGTTAAAACCCTGCAAGACCTGTTGAAACAAGCAGGAGTGCTGGCAGCCAGCGAACTTTCCGATGGCAAATTTGGTCTAATTACAGAAGCCGCCGTGCGCCGCTTTCAAGCCAGTAAGGGTTTGATTGTGGATGGCATTGTCGGTCAGCAAACTTGGTCTCTGCTATGGAATGGCCCGGTAGAAGCCTATTTTCCGTACAGCACCTTAATTAACCAGTTCAATCTCGACCGAATTGTGGCGTCGATTCCCTATCCCGATATGCATCCGTTTGCCAGACAAGCGATTCCCCTGATTTTACGGGAATGCGATGCCGGACGGGTGACAGATCGCGGTCAAATTGCCTATATTTTTGCAACCGCCGAACATGAATCTCGTCTAGGTCAATGGATGGAGGAGTTTGCGAGCGGTTGGGATTACGAAGGAAGACGCGATTTAGGCAATACTCAGGCCGGAGATGGGCCGCGCTATAAAGGACGCGGTTACGTGCAAATTACCGGACGCCTGAATTATACGGATTGGTCGCGTCGCTTGGGAATCGATCTTGTAGGGAGTCCTCAACGCGCTGCTGAACCGCCCATTGCGGCCCGGATTTTGGTGGTGGGGATGCGCGACGGTACCTTTACCGGATACAAGTTGAGCGACTACATCAGCGGCACGCGGCGCAATTTTCCCAGCGCGCGGCGCATTGTTAACGGTTTAGACCGGGCCAGTCTCATCGCTGCGATCGCAGAAGAATACTATAGAGTCCTACAAACACCCTAG
- a CDS encoding aspartate/glutamate racemase family protein — MRILVINPNTTPSMTAKIGLSAQAVASDTTEITTLSPDKGPASIEGFYDEAYCVPGVLEIIRKGEIMGYDGYVIACFDDPGVDAAREIATKPAIGICQAAMYAASMVSTSFSVVTTLPRSIPIIERLAQHYGMTHFCRRVRAAALPVLSLEDPHSNAIEQIKAEIYQALEQDRAESIILGCAGMSDLAQWLSCETGVPVIDGVGAAVKMVEALIGLGLKTSKVGAYGFPLPKPYQGDFAPNQWES; from the coding sequence ATGCGTATCCTCGTCATCAATCCCAACACCACCCCTTCCATGACGGCAAAGATTGGCTTATCCGCGCAAGCTGTTGCCTCTGACACCACCGAAATAACCACCCTTAGCCCGGATAAAGGGCCTGCTAGTATCGAAGGGTTTTATGACGAAGCCTATTGCGTTCCGGGCGTACTCGAAATCATCCGCAAGGGCGAAATCATGGGTTATGACGGCTATGTGATTGCGTGCTTTGACGATCCAGGCGTAGATGCAGCGCGAGAAATTGCGACCAAACCCGCGATCGGCATCTGTCAAGCAGCCATGTATGCCGCCTCAATGGTGAGTACCAGTTTCTCAGTTGTCACCACCTTACCCCGCTCCATTCCCATTATCGAACGCCTCGCCCAACACTATGGGATGACCCATTTTTGTCGTCGCGTCCGCGCTGCCGCCCTGCCTGTCTTATCCCTAGAAGACCCGCACAGCAATGCCATTGAGCAAATTAAAGCAGAAATTTATCAAGCCCTAGAGCAAGACCGAGCCGAAAGTATTATCCTCGGCTGTGCGGGGATGAGCGATTTAGCGCAATGGCTCAGTTGCGAAACTGGCGTACCTGTTATCGATGGGGTGGGGGCGGCTGTCAAAATGGTAGAAGCCCTGATTGGACTGGGCCTAAAAACCAGTAAAGTAGGTGCTTACGGGTTCCCGCTTCCCAAGCCTTATCAAGGTGACTTTGCACCGAACCAATGGGAAAGTTGA